The Anaerolineae bacterium nucleotide sequence GACAGCCGTCCCTCAGCAACCAGGAAACCGGCGAAAGGCATCACCAGTTCCGAAGGAATTGGCGGAAAGAGGTTTTCGGTCAACATCACCAGGCTGATTCCGGGATAGCCCAGGGCCATGATAATTTCCCGGATGATCACGCTCAATTGGTCAAGAATCTCAGCCATGCACTCGGTTCCCCACTCGTAGCGAGCTCTACCTGCCGCGCGACAGCGTGGCAGGCCCACTCCGCCCTGCCACTGCATCGGGTACGCTGCGGAGCGGAGGAAGTGTACCACAGGCGGCCCCCCATGCCTACCCTGGTATTGCTGCCCCTGCCACGGCTGTTGCAAAGTTGTCAGGGGGGAGCCAGAAGCAGGTCAAGCGCCAGGTCGAGCCGGGCATTGAAGAAGCGGCGTGCTTGGGGAATGAAGTCGAACTTCATCAGCCGGATGAGTCCCAGGGTCAGATTGTTGAGGATCGCCATGACATGAGCGGCGCAGCCCGTCTTTAAGCGACAGCGGTCTTCCTTGAAGGTCACATCACGGGAGTAATGAGCCTCGTTTTCGATTCCCCAATGACGA carries:
- a CDS encoding ISAs1 family transposase — encoded protein: RHWGIENEAHYSRDVTFKEDRCRLKTGCAAHVMAILNNLTLGLIRLMKFDFIPQARRFFNARLDLALDLLLAPP